The nucleotide sequence CTACCTCGGGTAAGAACTGTTCCGTAATGAGCTTCGATTCGTGAGAATGTACATTTACGTTATTAATCGCAACCGCGTTGATTGCCACTGATGCCAGCAATCTGGCATAGTCACGAATACGATCAAGCTCACCGGTGAATTGCATGTCGCGAAAAAAAATGCTGTTGCCAGCATACCCACGCTCAATGGACCCATCCATGTTATCCCAATGATCGATCATACGTAGGCTATTGTCTGGAATTTCCCGAATCTTAAGCTTCTTGATGCAATCCCCTGTTTGCAGTAGCCGGATAAAATGAAAAGTGGCATATAACACACCTTGATCTGTAGCCGCCGATAGATAGATTTTACCGTCGTCTGAAGTGTGAATGACATAACCCTCTTCACCAAGCTCATCGAAATCGTATATACTCGTCAACCAATCAAATAGCTTCGAACTACCGAAGGTACCGATTACGATCCCTAACCCTTGCACTAGGATCTCGCTCTGCGGTGGCTCTCCGAGCATTTGAGTAAGTGCATGCATCAGTTCTTTCCGCGCAGTTTCGTTTAACTCCGTTTTCCCAATAACAACCATACTTGAGCACCGCTCTGAATAGACTTTTCGTAATTCGTTGTTATCTATGAACTTATAACCCAACCAACAATCATAACTGCTTGGACTACTTATTCGAGCCATAATTGCAAAACCACCTTTATTTTCTGATAGATCAAATAGAGCCCCTGTTTGACGGAGACTCCATTCTCTCTCATAACTATAGGTCTACCCCATTGCTTACCAAATCCGGAAGTGTCCACTTAAGGCTAATAGGGCAAATAAATAAAGACAATTATCGTAGTATCGTCGGTTTCCTTCGCGTACAGGTGTATTCCAGAACAGCTCTACGCTCGCCCGCGCATAGGTACCTTCCGGATAAGCTAGCGACGCCATGGCGTTTGTAGCAACAAGACCAACAGGATGAAGAGATTTTTCCTCGAACGGCTTCCCCGAGATCGTATAGCGTCTATAATCATCTGGGTGTTTGTTCGCGAAGAAGGACTGGATACAATCCACTTCCTTACGCATCCATCCACTCGTGCCAAACCATTCGGCATCTAGACCGATATTGGCAGCAACGCGATAGGAATCACTGAAGAAATGTCCAAAGCCGCGTTCATCGTTTGGTGATCCATCGTAGTATGCATATTCCGGCGCTAGCCCTGTTACAGGGTGGCATGCTTGCGTTAAAAACTGTCTGCTTGCAACAGCAGCTTCATTCCAAAACTGCCGATCCGCTTCATTCGCCCACAGAGCGAACAGCTCATAGAAATGTGGGAGATGATAGGACGGGTCAGTAAACTCACAGTTCGGGACGAATTTAATGAGATGATTGCTCCTATTCCACATGGGATATCCTTTGCCATCTTCACCATTATGCACACAGTCGTGAAGTAACGCTCGTGCCTTTACGCCATAATCTAGCGGCGACGATTGATCGCCCCAACGATGCGAGGCGAACAAAAGTGCTAGAGCGAAATACTCCTCCCCATCTGGAGCTGGCCCGTTGGCACGTTTTGTCCCATCTGTATTGCAGGACCAGGCAAAATACCCTTTATTCTCTCCAGAAGTCATGTACATATAGAGAGATGCCCATCGCCAAAGCCGATCGAACACATCCTTCTTGTCGAGCTGTACAGCCATCATCATGCCATAAGACATGCCTTCCGTACGAACATCGAGATTTCCAGTGTCGAGGATATATCCCATCTCATTGCCTACAGGATAATAGATTCTCGTAGCTTCATTGTCGCCGAACAGCTGCTCCCAGGTTAATTCGAGTTTGACAGCAATTAGGTCTTCACTATATCCATAATCAAGCAGCAAGTTGCGATAATGACCTGTTTGATAGGCGCCCATCCTATTCAAGTTATTCATTATTACTCCTTCACGCCTCCCAATGTCATGCCTTTGACGAAATATCTTTGCAGGAACGGGTAGATCATAATAATCGGTGCGCTTGCAACAATCGTCATTGTAGACCGTATTGCAGTAGGTGTTACAAAATTAGTAGCTGCCCCTCCTGAACCATCCATACTGCCCGAACCAGAAATCGATGCATTGGAGTTCTGAAGCATCTTCATCAATTCATATTGGAGGGTACTTAAATCAAGATACCGAGAATTATAAAGGAACACATCGAACCAAGAGTTCCATTGATAGACTGCGGTGAACAGCGATGTTGTCGCTAATACAGGCATAGACAACGGTAGCACAATCCGCATGAATGTTGTAAACTCGCCTCCGCCATCTATTCGAGCCGATTCCAGTATACCTTCAGGCAGTTGCTCGATGAATGAACGGATGACGATAATATTAAAGACACCAATGATTCCTGGGATAATATAAACCCAGAAGCTACCCATTAAATTGAGCTCACGAATGAGTAGAAAGTTAGGGATCAAGCCCCCGTTGAAATACATCGTGAGGACGAATGCAAGTGTAACAAACTTTCTAAGCACAAAATCAGGTCTGCTAATTGTATACGCAACCATGGCACAGCAGAACGTAGAGATCACAGTCCCTAGAATCGTACGCGCCGCTGAAATGAAAGTCGCATGAACGATTGCCCCTTGCTTGAACACATATTCGTAATTTTCCCAGGTCCATACACGAGGCCAAACATAAATACCGCCTTTAATTGAATCCATCGCATCATTCATTGAAACTGCAAACATATTAACGAATGGATATAATGTAACAATCATCAGGAAACACATAAAAACATAGTTTGCTAAATCGAACACCCGATCGCCCGTAGATAAACGATATTTGATATTGCTATTCGTCTTCGCCATTTCGTTATCCCCCTTAGAACAATCGGTCCTGTCCCATACGCTTCGCGAGATGATTGGCAGAGAACAGTAAGACCACACTGATGACTGTCTTAAATATGCCCGCAGCGGTAGAAAGTGAAAAATTGCCCAATTTCATGCCATATTTGAGAATAAATATTTCAAGATTTTCAGAATAGTCAATATTAGTTCCATTCCCCAGCAAATATTGTGGCTCGAATCCGGTTTCCATAATTTGACCAATATTAAGTATAATTAGAATGATAATAACAGGTCTGATACCTGGCAATGTTACATGCCAAATTCTCTGGAAACGTCCCGCACCATCAATCTCTGCCGCTTCATATTGCGCGGGGTCAATGGTTGTTAATGCAGCTAGGTAAATAATCGTATTCCAACCTACGTTTTTCCAAACTTCAGTGGACCCGATTATACCCCAGAAATATTTCCCTTCGCCAAGCCAAAAGACGTTTTCACTTATGAGGCCTGATCCTAACAAAATCTTGTTAAGAATGCCTCCATCAACGTCCAATGTCGATTGGACAATCGTTGCGGCTACTACCCATGAAATAAAATGTGGTAAATAACTAACCGTCTGAACCACACGTTTGAAAATAATACCCTTCAGTTCATTAAGAAGAATGGCTAGTGTAATCGCTGTAACGAAACCAAGTACAAAGTTGATAGAGCTCATCGCAAGCGTATTACGCAACACTGTTAAAAAGCGATCATCCGAGAACATAAAATTGAATTGCTTGAATCCAACCCACGTTTGGTCATTGAATGATTTCGCGGGTTTATAGTTTTGAAAAGCAATTGTCCAACCCCACAGTGGCACATATTTAAACACAAATAACCAGATTAGAAACGGAACAGACATAAAAACGAGCGTTTTTTGTTTGATCAGCTTCCGAAGGAATAGACTAAGTCCGGATGTCCTGCCTAGAGGCAACGGGTCAATTGATGTATCGAGTTCGGAGTTTCTTATCATAGTGGTCGCACCTCTCTCTTGTTACCTAACTCAACCGGGTTCGAGTTATGAAATCGGATAGAGCCGGAATCCGTATAGGCTCCGGGCTCCGGCTCTTATCCTAAATCAGTTACCTCTAATCTTTGCAACCTTATCTTTGATTAACTCTGTCATCGTTTGCTCATATTCTGCAACCGGCAACTTACTGTATTCATTTAAATATTCGTCCCAATAAGCATCGAACTTACTTGGATCAGCTAGAACAATTTTCGCAAAATATTTACGTTGAACATCTGGCTTTTTCGCTGTGTATATTTGTGCTTGCGATCCTTGCTCAAGCGCGATACTCCAAGCAGGATACCATGGACGATCGTCTGGAATAGCGAACATTTGAGTGAAAGTCTGAACACCATACTTAGCTAAACGCTCTTTGACAGCTGGTGTAAAGGATAACGCAGCAACTTCAGGCTGACGGGAAGGATCCGACGCGTTGCCATCTGATAATGTAGAGCCTTGTGCATACATCGGCCAATAGTACTGGAAGTGGCCTAAACCAACATCACGGTTATAATCGTTATCTTTCAACTTATCGATCTGTTCTTGAGTTCTGTAAAGACGACCGCTCGCATCTTTCTCGTACGTCTTGCCTAGAATTCCCCAGTGAGTGAGAATTTGATTTTCTTCTTTTAGCATGTTATCGAAGAATTGAATGATACGTACTGGATCCTGAGCTTTCACAGTAATCCCAATCCCACGATTATTAATGAAGGAATCTGGATCAATGTACTGATCTTTAATGCCTTCATCGAATACGATTGGCAATGGGAAATATCCAAGTGAATCATCCCCGCCATTGTTTACCGCATCAGCTGCGATCGTTTGGTTCGCTTGGTTAACTTGCCAGCCATAATCGAAGAATCCCAATACTTTACCAGAAGTAATCTTTGCCAAGTATTGATCGTAGTTATCAACGAATGAGGACTTGTCGAACAGACCCTTTGAGTTAAGATCATTCAACTTCTGTAACCAACGCTTCGTGCCGTCATTTGTCGCATAAATTTTGGCATCCATCGTTTTCAAGTCGACTTGAACTTCACCATCATTCGGATATCCTTGCAAGTGATTCGGTGGATTCGTTGTAGCGAAGAAACGCCAGTCATGTGTTAAGCTCATAAAGCCTGTTAACTTATCACTCTTATGGTTGTTAGCATAAGTCTCAATTAAATTGAAATATTCATCGAACGTCTTTATTTTCGGATAACCTGCTTCTTCCAATACCCGATTTTGAATCCAAAATGCTCCTTGATCAATTACCGAGTTAGGCGTATATTCTCCAACTAACGGACTGAACGGTAAGAAGTAAATATTGCCGTCAGCTGCTTTCATGAGATTAAAAAATTTACCATATACTCTCTTGATGTTCGGACCGTATTGTTCGATCAAATCGTTCAGTGGGATGAATGCCCCTGCTTCGAGGATTTTATCGATTCCAATATCCGGCTGCATAACATCTGGATAGTCATTACTAGCGATCATTGTTCCGATCTTCGTATCCAGGTCACCAACCAAATACTCGATCTTGAAGTTGACACCTGTCTGATCTTCCAAAATTTTTCCGACATCAGTTTGATTAGTATCCGTATCTTTGTTTGCTGTCGCGTTGAAGTAAGTGAAAGTCACAGGGTCTAACTTAGGCTCCTCACTTGGACTTGGCGAATCAGACGCATTCTCCGTGGAGCTGCTTGCACTCGGTGTGGTGCTGTTTGATGAATTGTTTTTGCTACTAGAGCATCCGATAACAGAAATTACTAGCACAACGGTGAATGCACTCAATAGCCATTTTTTCAATTTCAATGTTATACCCCTTTCTAGACTCTTTTTTTGTAAGCGCTTTTATAATGCAACTTAAGTATACAGTCAGGGGTTTTCTTTGTTTACCCGATAAACTATATATCGCACTTTGGAAATTAAAGAGGATGGTTTATCTCAATCTCAAACGTTGTCCCCATACCTTGTTCGCTACTTATTTCGAATCGAACGAGATCCCCATAGAACAGCTTTAACCTCAAATATACATTTTGTACGCCGATTCTTTCGCCAATCTCCTCGCTGTATCGGAGGTTATCGAGCAACTCATTTAACTTATCCTGTGGAATACCTACCCCATTATCACGGACTGTAAATTTCGTGCCCGCTTTTGTTTTGTTCACACATATCGAAATCAGACCTGATGTTTTCAATGGCTCAATACCATGAATACTTGCATTCTCAACAAGAGGCTGTAATGTCATCTTCGGAATTAAATCCGTCAGACATTCCTGATCCACTTCGATGCGATAATCCAGCTTATCTCCAAAGCGATATTTTTGAATTTGCAGATAGCTTTCAACTAGGTCCAGTTCATCCTTCACCGTCACCTGATCTTTACCCCAAGTGAGTGACTTACGGAATATTTTGGCCATATGACTGATTATCTTCGCCGTCTCCTCTTCGGATTTCATCAGACTCCTCATCCGGATCGTTTCAAGCGAATTAAAGAGAAAATGGGGATTAATCTGACTCTGTAGTGCATGAAGTTGAGATTGGTTACGTTTTAATTCAAGCTCCTTCTTCTGAATGTCGGCCATGTAAACATCACTTATGAGACTCTTAATCTGTAACGTCATTCGATTGAATTCCATCGTAAGCTGGCCAATCTCATCCTTAGTCTCCTCGTTGTCGATCGTCTCAAAAATGTGGTTCTTTACTCGTTTCATCTGCTTGAGAATTCGTATGATGCGTACATTCAATGAGCGTGTAAACCAAATGATGATCAAGGAAGGAATAACGACGTTCGGGATCGCCATATAGATTACGAATTCCCTTGATTTTCGGACAGCCACCAGCACTTCACTTTCCTGAAACTCTCCTAAAACACGCCAATTACTTAAATATTGAGTATTCGGAAAGTCTTGTTCCAATATAATAGCGCCCTTCTCTACCTCATCAAATTTATCGTCGGCTCGAGCTATGTCGCCATTGGGAGATGCTTGATAAAGGACAACATCATCAGCGAGTAAATATACACTACCCTCGAAAGTAACGTTGTTAAATACTTGCTTAATAAACTCAGGATGTATATCAATCTTCAAAGCTTTCGCATATCGAGCTTTAGCAGTTGAACTACTCAGCTTTCTGACGATACTGATCGTTGGTTGAACAGTTGCGGTCAAATCCTGCACGATAATGGGGTTCAACGTATTCGACTCTTCTAGCCGCTTATACCATTCTTGCTCTTGCGTCGATTTTGAGAATGGAAGAACATGTCCTCCATAAATAATCGTATCATTGTTTGTGTATAGGGTTATTTGTATGGCTCTATACACAGGCGTATACTTTTCCAGCATGCTCGTAATATAGGAGTGGTAATTAATAACGTAATCCGAAGATTGTTCGTATTGTTGATCCAAATATTCATTTAAAATTGTATCATTGTATAGAACGGATGAAATTCCGATTACCGTATCGATCTGATACTTGAACTCGTTGCGCATCTGCTCGATGGCCAAAGAGAGATCCTGAAGCTTCTGCTTCTTAACGTTATTCGTCGTAATATTATAAAAGATAACATTTGTGAGGATAACAGGGACGAACACAGATAAAAAGTAAATGATCAGCATTTTGTTCCTAAGTCTTATATTATTCAAGTTGCCCTGCAACCTCATCGCCCCACTCTCTCCCCGTTGCTATTTAGACTTTAGCAAACATGGCGTTCTTATATTCTGTAGGCGATTTCCCTTCCACCTTCTCAAATTGACATACAAAATAATCTGCATTTCCAAATCCAACGTTCGCAGCTATCTCGTATACCTTATTGTTGGTCTGCCTAAGCTGTCTCTTGGCTTCCTGAATTCGGATTTGAAGTAAAAACTCGTTGAAATATAGACCATACGTCTTTTTAAATAGTTGACCTACATAAACCGGATTCATGTAGAAATGTTTGGCAATGCTCTTTAAGTTGATATTGCTATCAAAATGGCTCTCGATATAGCTCTTGATTTTTCCGATATCACCATTTCCAATCTTACTTCGAAGCTCAACGATGTAGGCTCTACATTCAGCTAGAAAATCAATGAGCAGCTTCTTAACTCCTTCAAGTGTTCTTGGTTCATGATGCCATTGCCTAATCGGTTTCAAGGAAACAAGTTGATTCTCATCACCATGCATCGTCTGAATAATTCGGGTAGCCCCATGTACACACCTGGATATCGAGTCCGTTATCGACTCCAATGCTAATCCTTGCTCTTGAAATGCGGTAAACACACGATCTACAAGCTTCAACATCGCATCGTAATCATGCTCTTCAAGTTGTTCCATCAATTCTGAAAATAAAGTAGGATCAATTTCCTTGAAGTGCAGTGCAGTATCTTTTGCATCGTCATAGATCGTTACACTGTGTTTATCCATGGCAAATTTATATCTCTTCAATTCCTTTGCGGATGCGTAAGAAGCCTTTACTTGGGTAACATTCGTAGACAATGCGCCTACGTATACCTTTGGAACACCTATAATAAGATTAGCACTCGCTTGAATAAGCTCTTCTGCCCATATTCTAATTTGCTCAGGTTCCCGTTCGGAATGGATGAGAACACCGATTTCTACAGCATTTCTGACAGAGACAAATGGCTCATTCTCTTGGTTATATTTTTTTAAAACCTTGCTTACAGTTTCCTTTAATTGCTCCATTTGTCCAATTTTCTGAGACTCGCTTAAGCTCATTGGCACATCGTTAATTTCCAATGCAACGTAGCGCAATGATTTATCATCTGATAAACCTAATAATTGCGCTGACTCTGATAACATCTTCTCCTCTTCTTTTCCTAATATAAAGTTTTCGAATATAGATGCTTGAATATAGAACTGTTCCGCCTCAGTCCTGACAGGACTGTTATTTAACATTTGATCAATTCGTTGTAACGTATCAATAAGCTCATTCTCATCTATCGGCTTTAGCAAGTAATCCTGAACACCATAACGGACCGCTTGCTGAGCGTATTTGAAATCTCCATATCCACTAATAATGATGAATTTAATCGTATTTCCGCTACTTTGTCTCACTGCCTGAATCAATTGCAAGCCATCCAGCACAGGCATACGGATATCTGTAATGACGACATCCGGCTTATACTGTTCAATTAAAGATAACGCTTCTTCCCCATCCTTTGCTTCACCGACGATCTCGAATCCGAATTTTTCCCAGGGGATAAGACCTACAAGACCTTTGCGGGCAAATATTTCATCGTCTACCAAAATGACTTTTCTCATTTTTACTCCCCCGCTTCGTATATGAATCGGAATTGAAAACGCTTACAATTAAAATGAATCAAAATAAAAAATATTGTGTAAATGCATCAATACTATTCTACTAGAATAAATTCCCTCTGTATACTTTGTAATGTATAGATATTACTTAGTTTTTGATAGATGTAAGTCGCAATAATCTCGATTGCTCCATCCCTCAGCAGCTTTCATCAACTAAAACATGGGAGCCTCTGAGCACGACAAAATATAAAAACACCCGCTGGTCCAATGACCATGCGGGGTTATGTACAACTGGGAAGCTTGCCGTAAGCCGGGTTCTGTACTTCCGGTGGTAGTCGCGGGCAGCGTACGCCACCCTCCCACGATGGAAGCGACAATCATCTTTCTAGGCCGTTCATTGCTAAACGGCTCAAGCGACCAACCCGAACGCACCCCGGGCTAGGGCTGTAGCTTAAAGCTACTACGTTCTCCTCGGTCTTGCTCCAGATGGGGTTTACCAGGAACAAAGTCACCAGTGCTCCTCGTGGTCTCTTACACCACGGTTCCATCCTTGCCTGTGCCATCATCCCTCTTGGGGATAAAAGGCCATCGGCGGTCCATTTCTGTGGCCCGATCCTTCAGCTCGCGCTGACTGGACGTTATCCAGCATCCTGCCCTATGGAGCCCGGACTTTCCTCTCGTGGCGCGAAGCCACCAGCGATTGTCTGTCAAGCTTACCAGTTTGCAACGATTAGTATAACGCGAATCGTTCATAATAACAACGGAAATCAATGGAGAATTTATCGAAGCTTGAAAGGCTCTGTGTTTACTTGTGATGCGAATATTTCTGTTGTATAGCCTTTTTCTTTTAATTGCTGTTGTAGCCATTCCGCTGTTTTCGCTTTCATTATCTTTTCAGCATTATGACCTGGATCAATGACTGCTAGACCCATCGCTTCCGCATCCTGTGCAGTATGATAATCGATGTCGCCCGTGACAAGAACATCGGCTCCCGCAAACGAAGCATGACGAATATAACGTCCGCCAGATCCTCCGAGTACCGCTACTTTCCGAATCTGACGCGAGCCGTCGCCGACCAATCGAACGAACGGTACATCGAATGCTGACTTCACACGCTCGGCGAACTGATCAAGACTTTCTGGCGTATCGAGTACACCTACGCGGCCAAGACCGAAGGAGCGGCCTTTCAAATCCATAGGATACAAATCATAAGCGACTTCCTCGTACGGATGTGCCTTTAGCATTGCTGCGATAACCGCTTTACGAACACTTTGCGGGACAACGGTTTCGATTCGAATTTCCGCAACGTGTTCCAGTTTCCCTTGCTTTCCAATGAAAGGGTCAGTCCCTTCACGTGGTTCGAAAGTTCCCGTACCTTCGGTATTAAAGCTGCAATG is from Candidatus Cohnella colombiensis and encodes:
- a CDS encoding glycosyl hydrolase family 8, with the translated sequence MNNLNRMGAYQTGHYRNLLLDYGYSEDLIAVKLELTWEQLFGDNEATRIYYPVGNEMGYILDTGNLDVRTEGMSYGMMMAVQLDKKDVFDRLWRWASLYMYMTSGENKGYFAWSCNTDGTKRANGPAPDGEEYFALALLFASHRWGDQSSPLDYGVKARALLHDCVHNGEDGKGYPMWNRSNHLIKFVPNCEFTDPSYHLPHFYELFALWANEADRQFWNEAAVASRQFLTQACHPVTGLAPEYAYYDGSPNDERGFGHFFSDSYRVAANIGLDAEWFGTSGWMRKEVDCIQSFFANKHPDDYRRYTISGKPFEEKSLHPVGLVATNAMASLAYPEGTYARASVELFWNTPVREGNRRYYDNCLYLFALLALSGHFRIW
- a CDS encoding carbohydrate ABC transporter permease — protein: MAKTNSNIKYRLSTGDRVFDLANYVFMCFLMIVTLYPFVNMFAVSMNDAMDSIKGGIYVWPRVWTWENYEYVFKQGAIVHATFISAARTILGTVISTFCCAMVAYTISRPDFVLRKFVTLAFVLTMYFNGGLIPNFLLIRELNLMGSFWVYIIPGIIGVFNIIVIRSFIEQLPEGILESARIDGGGEFTTFMRIVLPLSMPVLATTSLFTAVYQWNSWFDVFLYNSRYLDLSTLQYELMKMLQNSNASISGSGSMDGSGGAATNFVTPTAIRSTMTIVASAPIIMIYPFLQRYFVKGMTLGGVKE
- a CDS encoding ABC transporter permease subunit, whose protein sequence is MIRNSELDTSIDPLPLGRTSGLSLFLRKLIKQKTLVFMSVPFLIWLFVFKYVPLWGWTIAFQNYKPAKSFNDQTWVGFKQFNFMFSDDRFLTVLRNTLAMSSINFVLGFVTAITLAILLNELKGIIFKRVVQTVSYLPHFISWVVAATIVQSTLDVDGGILNKILLGSGLISENVFWLGEGKYFWGIIGSTEVWKNVGWNTIIYLAALTTIDPAQYEAAEIDGAGRFQRIWHVTLPGIRPVIIILIILNIGQIMETGFEPQYLLGNGTNIDYSENLEIFILKYGMKLGNFSLSTAAGIFKTVISVVLLFSANHLAKRMGQDRLF
- a CDS encoding ABC transporter substrate-binding protein; amino-acid sequence: MKLKKWLLSAFTVVLVISVIGCSSSKNNSSNSTTPSASSSTENASDSPSPSEEPKLDPVTFTYFNATANKDTDTNQTDVGKILEDQTGVNFKIEYLVGDLDTKIGTMIASNDYPDVMQPDIGIDKILEAGAFIPLNDLIEQYGPNIKRVYGKFFNLMKAADGNIYFLPFSPLVGEYTPNSVIDQGAFWIQNRVLEEAGYPKIKTFDEYFNLIETYANNHKSDKLTGFMSLTHDWRFFATTNPPNHLQGYPNDGEVQVDLKTMDAKIYATNDGTKRWLQKLNDLNSKGLFDKSSFVDNYDQYLAKITSGKVLGFFDYGWQVNQANQTIAADAVNNGGDDSLGYFPLPIVFDEGIKDQYIDPDSFINNRGIGITVKAQDPVRIIQFFDNMLKEENQILTHWGILGKTYEKDASGRLYRTQEQIDKLKDNDYNRDVGLGHFQYYWPMYAQGSTLSDGNASDPSRQPEVAALSFTPAVKERLAKYGVQTFTQMFAIPDDRPWYPAWSIALEQGSQAQIYTAKKPDVQRKYFAKIVLADPSKFDAYWDEYLNEYSKLPVAEYEQTMTELIKDKVAKIRGN
- a CDS encoding sensor histidine kinase, producing the protein MRLQGNLNNIRLRNKMLIIYFLSVFVPVILTNVIFYNITTNNVKKQKLQDLSLAIEQMRNEFKYQIDTVIGISSVLYNDTILNEYLDQQYEQSSDYVINYHSYITSMLEKYTPVYRAIQITLYTNNDTIIYGGHVLPFSKSTQEQEWYKRLEESNTLNPIIVQDLTATVQPTISIVRKLSSSTAKARYAKALKIDIHPEFIKQVFNNVTFEGSVYLLADDVVLYQASPNGDIARADDKFDEVEKGAIILEQDFPNTQYLSNWRVLGEFQESEVLVAVRKSREFVIYMAIPNVVIPSLIIIWFTRSLNVRIIRILKQMKRVKNHIFETIDNEETKDEIGQLTMEFNRMTLQIKSLISDVYMADIQKKELELKRNQSQLHALQSQINPHFLFNSLETIRMRSLMKSEEETAKIISHMAKIFRKSLTWGKDQVTVKDELDLVESYLQIQKYRFGDKLDYRIEVDQECLTDLIPKMTLQPLVENASIHGIEPLKTSGLISICVNKTKAGTKFTVRDNGVGIPQDKLNELLDNLRYSEEIGERIGVQNVYLRLKLFYGDLVRFEISSEQGMGTTFEIEINHPL
- a CDS encoding response regulator transcription factor, with amino-acid sequence MRKVILVDDEIFARKGLVGLIPWEKFGFEIVGEAKDGEEALSLIEQYKPDVVITDIRMPVLDGLQLIQAVRQSSGNTIKFIIISGYGDFKYAQQAVRYGVQDYLLKPIDENELIDTLQRIDQMLNNSPVRTEAEQFYIQASIFENFILGKEEEKMLSESAQLLGLSDDKSLRYVALEINDVPMSLSESQKIGQMEQLKETVSKVLKKYNQENEPFVSVRNAVEIGVLIHSEREPEQIRIWAEELIQASANLIIGVPKVYVGALSTNVTQVKASYASAKELKRYKFAMDKHSVTIYDDAKDTALHFKEIDPTLFSELMEQLEEHDYDAMLKLVDRVFTAFQEQGLALESITDSISRCVHGATRIIQTMHGDENQLVSLKPIRQWHHEPRTLEGVKKLLIDFLAECRAYIVELRSKIGNGDIGKIKSYIESHFDSNINLKSIAKHFYMNPVYVGQLFKKTYGLYFNEFLLQIRIQEAKRQLRQTNNKVYEIAANVGFGNADYFVCQFEKVEGKSPTEYKNAMFAKV
- a CDS encoding Nif3-like dinuclear metal center hexameric protein gives rise to the protein MFARGETIIQLMERLAPKHYAVPDDKIGLQVGSAAKPIGRVLIALDVNAEVVEEATKIGAELIIAHHAVIYRPLAHLRTDTPAGALAASLLRNDIAVYVSHTNLDTADGGMNDWMAEALQLVGREVLEEVHTDQLFKLVVFVPQTHQDKVRAALFGAGAGWIGNYSHCSFNTEGTGTFEPREGTDPFIGKQGKLEHVAEIRIETVVPQSVRKAVIAAMLKAHPYEEVAYDLYPMDLKGRSFGLGRVGVLDTPESLDQFAERVKSAFDVPFVRLVGDGSRQIRKVAVLGGSGGRYIRHASFAGADVLVTGDIDYHTAQDAEAMGLAVIDPGHNAEKIMKAKTAEWLQQQLKEKGYTTEIFASQVNTEPFKLR